From Denitrovibrio acetiphilus DSM 12809, the proteins below share one genomic window:
- the pyk gene encoding pyruvate kinase yields the protein MRKTKIVATLGPSSFDRGTISDMIDAGMNVVRLNFSHGTHESHGAIIDIVRELAEEKGICVSILQDLCGPKIRLGELPEEGIKLNPGDTCVLASENFASEGVIPVQYEHLAKDLSVGDRILLADGAMDLMVEDLKGHNATCRVLNGGTAFSKKGVNMPCSSLSVVAFTEKDRKDLEFGLKKGVDIVALSFVRSAADLVKISDMIKRDKNKPMLIAKIEKPQAVQNIDEILEMVDGVMVARGDLGVEMSLYEVPVIQKQIIRAARKEGKIVITATQMLKSMVSNYRPTRAECTDVANAIFDGTCAVMLSEETASGEYPLESVNVMNRIALATEENIQYNLDIASSEHVSDKTVAWAVGRSASWLAKDLGAKAIVAYTNSGFTARSVARFRPECPILGLTSKLGTYRKLNISWGVIPGLSEAFEEAEEMFSSAAEMAVAKGFAGKGDRIVITSGIPLGSEGSTNLIRVYEI from the coding sequence ATGAGAAAAACAAAAATTGTTGCAACACTGGGACCATCTTCATTCGACAGAGGAACTATCTCAGACATGATAGATGCAGGAATGAACGTTGTACGCCTGAACTTCTCCCACGGAACACACGAAAGCCACGGCGCCATAATTGACATCGTCCGTGAACTGGCAGAAGAAAAAGGTATCTGTGTCAGCATTTTACAGGATTTATGCGGCCCTAAAATAAGACTTGGAGAACTGCCGGAAGAAGGAATAAAGCTAAACCCCGGTGATACCTGCGTACTCGCATCTGAAAACTTTGCCTCCGAAGGTGTCATTCCTGTTCAGTACGAACATCTGGCAAAAGACCTCTCTGTGGGCGACAGGATACTTCTGGCAGACGGAGCAATGGACCTTATGGTGGAAGACCTGAAAGGACACAACGCTACATGCAGAGTGCTCAATGGAGGCACAGCCTTCTCTAAGAAAGGCGTCAATATGCCGTGCTCAAGCCTCAGCGTCGTCGCCTTTACCGAAAAGGATAGAAAAGACCTTGAGTTCGGCTTGAAAAAAGGGGTGGATATTGTTGCCCTCTCTTTCGTACGCAGTGCAGCCGATCTTGTAAAGATAAGCGATATGATCAAACGTGATAAAAACAAACCGATGCTGATAGCAAAAATAGAAAAACCGCAGGCAGTTCAGAATATAGACGAAATACTTGAAATGGTTGACGGCGTTATGGTTGCAAGAGGTGACCTCGGCGTTGAGATGTCTCTTTATGAAGTCCCTGTCATACAGAAACAGATTATAAGAGCTGCACGCAAAGAGGGCAAAATTGTTATCACAGCCACCCAAATGCTCAAAAGCATGGTCTCTAACTACCGTCCAACCCGTGCCGAGTGTACGGATGTGGCTAATGCGATATTTGACGGCACTTGCGCAGTTATGCTCTCAGAGGAAACTGCTTCAGGAGAATACCCGTTGGAATCTGTCAATGTTATGAACAGAATAGCTCTTGCCACAGAAGAAAACATTCAGTACAACCTTGATATCGCAAGCAGCGAACATGTTTCAGATAAGACTGTAGCATGGGCAGTTGGAAGGTCTGCAAGCTGGCTTGCAAAAGATCTGGGCGCAAAGGCAATTGTCGCTTATACAAACTCAGGGTTCACCGCAAGAAGTGTCGCAAGGTTCCGTCCGGAATGCCCTATCTTGGGACTCACATCCAAACTGGGAACTTACAGAAAACTTAATATATCATGGGGCGTTATACCAGGCTTGAGCGAAGCTTTTGAAGAAGCAGAGGAGATGTTCTCCAGTGCAGCAGAAATGGCAGTAGCGAAAGGTTTTGCCGGAAAAGGCGACAGAATAGTAATAACATCCGGCATCCCCCTCGGTTCCGAAGGATCAACAAACCTGATAAGAGTTTACGAAATATAA
- the nifB gene encoding nitrogenase cofactor biosynthesis protein NifB produces MQKDAIREKIEKHPCYCKDAHDKYARIHLPVAPACNIQCNYCNRKYDCSNESRPGVTSGVLNPEQALEKVIMIEQSLENLSVVGIAGPGDALANPTATFQTLRLLKAYKAELIPCISTNGLNLPDYIDEIEELGISHVTVTMNAVDPEVGQHIYSWIHHEGVTYHGVEAAAKLLERQLQGVEMLVERGILVKINTVLIPGINDSHITEVAKKIKELGVFIHNILPLMSKPEYGTKFAKDGVPEPDIKMIAKARFDCAEIMGGFDNVMQHCRQCRADAIGKLGQDFDINSLSDEIINNSSAVKAQVMNIHRAFSSKAVQERTSKASRNRMVLVAVATENQYFSDVTFKNARTFYVYEVSGWGAHLREIRTLRYDDSDACIKLSGHLRNVQELLNDCSVMVCSVAGKSAVDEMRRRGIIIDTTGGHKVLEDAAWHTGMKRLKDSRVTA; encoded by the coding sequence ATGCAAAAAGACGCAATAAGAGAAAAGATAGAAAAGCACCCTTGTTACTGCAAAGATGCTCACGACAAATACGCAAGGATACACCTCCCTGTCGCTCCTGCGTGTAACATACAGTGCAACTACTGTAACAGAAAGTATGACTGCTCCAATGAATCAAGACCCGGTGTTACAAGCGGTGTTCTGAACCCTGAACAAGCACTTGAAAAAGTAATAATGATAGAACAGTCCTTAGAAAACCTGTCCGTTGTGGGTATTGCCGGTCCTGGTGATGCGCTTGCGAACCCCACTGCCACGTTTCAGACACTTCGTCTGCTGAAGGCATACAAAGCAGAGCTTATACCCTGCATCAGCACAAACGGACTCAACCTCCCGGACTATATAGACGAAATAGAAGAGCTGGGCATAAGCCACGTAACGGTTACAATGAACGCTGTTGACCCTGAAGTAGGGCAGCATATATACAGCTGGATACATCACGAAGGTGTAACATATCACGGTGTGGAGGCCGCTGCAAAGCTTCTTGAAAGACAGCTTCAGGGGGTAGAGATGCTCGTTGAGAGGGGCATCCTGGTTAAGATCAACACCGTTCTTATACCTGGTATAAATGACAGCCACATAACAGAAGTTGCAAAAAAGATTAAAGAACTGGGTGTTTTTATACACAACATCCTGCCTCTGATGAGCAAGCCTGAGTATGGAACAAAATTCGCCAAGGATGGTGTTCCGGAACCGGATATAAAGATGATAGCCAAAGCACGCTTTGACTGTGCAGAAATCATGGGCGGTTTCGACAATGTTATGCAGCACTGCCGTCAGTGCAGGGCAGATGCCATAGGTAAGCTCGGACAGGACTTCGACATCAACTCGCTTAGCGATGAGATCATAAACAACTCCTCAGCGGTGAAGGCACAGGTGATGAACATTCATCGTGCCTTCTCCTCTAAAGCTGTTCAGGAGAGAACATCCAAAGCTTCGAGAAATAGAATGGTGCTGGTTGCAGTAGCTACAGAAAATCAGTATTTCTCGGACGTTACTTTTAAAAATGCCCGTACATTTTATGTATACGAAGTGTCAGGCTGGGGGGCTCACTTGCGTGAGATAAGAACCCTTCGGTATGACGACTCTGATGCATGTATAAAGTTGTCTGGACATCTTCGTAATGTTCAGGAGCTTCTGAATGACTGTTCTGTGATGGTTTGCAGTGTTGCCGGAAAGAGCGCAGTAGACGAGATGCGCAGAAGAGGCATCATCATAGACACTACAGGCGGACACAAAGTGCTGGAAGATGCAGCGTGGCATACCGGCATGAAAAGACTGAAAGACAGTAGAGTCACAGCATAA